The Desulfovibrio fairfieldensis sequence TGTGGTCTGCGCCCTGTCCGGCGGCATCGACTCCACGGTGGTGGCGGTTCTGCTGCACCGGGCCATCGGCAAGCGCCTGCATTGCATTTTTGTGGACAACGGCCTGTTGCGCCTGAACGAAGGCGAGGAAGTGGTCAATTACCTGCGTGAGCACTTTGATCTCAATCTCGATTTCGTGCAGGCTCAGGAGCTCTTCCTCTCCCGCCTCAAGGGCGTGGAAGACCCGGAGAAAAAGCGCAAGATCATCGGCCACACCTTTATTGAAATCTTCGATGAGGAAGCCAAAAAACTGCCCCAGGTGGACTTTCTGGCCCAGGGCACGCTGTACCCCGACGTCATTGAATCCGTCTCGCACAAGGGCCCCAGCGCGGTGATCAAAAGCCACCACAATGTGGGCGGCCTGCCCGATACCATGAAGCTCAAGCTCATCGAACCGCTGCGCGAACTCTTCAAGGATGAAGTGCGCAAAGTGGCGGCGGAGCTGGGCATGCCCGACTCCATTGTCTGGCGGCACCCCTTCCCCGGTCCGGGGCTGGCAATCCGGGTGCTGGGCGAAATCACCGAGGAACGCCTGGGCATCCTGCGCCTGGCCGACAGGATCGTGCAGGAGGAACTGCGCGAATCCGGCTGGTACCGCAAGGTCTGGCAGGGCTTCGCGGTGCTGCTGCCGCTCAAGACCGTGGGCGTCATGGGCGACGGCCGCACCTACGAGCACGTCATCGCCCTGCGCGTGGTGGACAGCGTGGACGCCATGACCGCTGACTGGGCCCGCCTGCCCGCGGATCTCATCGCGCGCATGTCCGGCCGGATCATCAATGAGGTCAAGGGCGTCAACCGCGTGGTTTATGATGTTTCCTCCAAGCCGCCCAGCACTATTGAGTGGGAATAAGGAGGCTCTATGTTCGGCATAGGCAGCACGGAACTTCTGGTCATCCTGGTGGTGGCGCTGATTGTGCTGGGGCCCAAAAGCCTCGCCAGCATCTCGCGCACCCTGGGCAAGGCCATGGGAGAATTCCGGCGCGTTTCCACGGACTTTCAGCGCACGCTCAATGCCGAGGTAGCGCAGGAAGAGGACGAAGAGCGCCGCAAGAAGGCGGCGGAAAAAGCCGCCAAAACAGCGGCCGAGGCTGAAGCGGCCAAGGCCGCCAGGCAGGAGCGCGCTGCGTCCGGCGAAGGAACGCCGACGGAAGAAGCGACTGCTCCGGAAACCTCCGGCACGGAAGCCGCGACGGCTCAGGCTGAAACAGAGGCTCCCTCCGCGGCCACGGCAGCCCCGGCTCCGGACGCATCTGAAACCGGCCCCACCATCGACGTGACGCCCGCGCCGCCGGAGCCACCGGCGGGCAGCCCTCTGGCCGAAGCCCTGGCCAGGACCAAAGCCGAAGCCGAGAGCGGAGCCGCCGCGCCCAAAGCCGACAATGCCGTTCCGGCCCCTGACAACGGCGGCAAGGCATGAGCGGCCCGGAAGACAAGCTGCGCGCTCCGGAAGCCGTAGCGGAAAGCGACGCCCCCGCTGTTCCTGCGGACGCTGCCGCCACGACTGACAGTCCCTTGGGGTCTGAAAGCGGCACGGCGGCCGTAAGCCCTGCTGAATACGCGGAAAAATCCGGCCCGGAGAACGAAACGGGCACCGCGGATTTCGCGGATTTTGAAAGTTCCACGTTTTCCGGGCCCGAATGGCAACCCGACGCGCCCGCCACCGAAACCAATCATACGGGCGGCGCTGACGCGCCGTCTCCGGACGTGGCCGCCCAACTGGCCGCCGAGCTGGCCCGTACGGCGGAGCCCAATGCCGCCGCCGCTGCCGACGGCATGAACGGCGCGCCGCCGCTGCCGCCCTCCCCACCCACGGACACGCCCGCCGGATCCCCTGCTGAACCGCCCGCGCCCAGGCCGGACGGCAGCCCGGCCCCGGCGGAAGGCGGAGAGGGCGAGGAAGCCGCGGGCAAACCCATGAGCCTCATGGATCATCTGGGCGAATTGCGCGTGCGCCTGGTGCGTTGCTGCATTGCCGTGGGCCTGGGCTTTCTGGCCTGCTGGGCCGTGGTGGACCCCATTTTCAACGCCTTGGTGGACCCGCTGCTGGCCGTTCTGCCCAAGGGTTCACACGCCATCTACACCACCCTGCCCGAAGGCTTTTTCACCCGCATGTACATCGCCTTCGTGGCCGGTGTCTTTGTGGCCAGCCCGGTCATTTTCTATCAGGTCTGGTCTTTTATCGCGCCCGGCCTGTATGAAGAGGAAAAACGCTACATCATCCCGGTGGCCGTGCTTTCGGCCCTGTTTTTCATGGCCGGCGGCGCGTTCTGTTATTTCGTGGTCTTTCCCTATGCCTTCAGCTTTTTTGTAAGCTTCGCCACGGAAAGCATCGTGGCCATGCCCAAGGTCAGCGATTACCTGGGCTTTGTGCTCAAACTGATTCTGGCCTTCGGCCTGATCTTTGAAATGCCGCTGTTCGCCTTTTTCCTCGCGCGCATGGGCCTGATCACCGCGACCATGATGCGCAAGGCCCGGCGTTACGCCATCCTGGCCATCTTCGTGGTGGCCGCCATCCTGACCCCGCCGGACGTGGTTTCGCAACTCCTGATGGCCTGCCCCATGCTGGTGCTCTATGAACTGAGTATTCTGGTGGCAGCCACGTTCGGACGCAAAAAGACAAAACCCGAGTCCGAGGAAAACGCCGAAAACCAGGCTGAAAGCGATGAAAAAAACGCGGAGGAAGCATGAGCGCGCACGCCCCGCGTGAAGCCGCGCAAGAGCGGCACAGCGCGGAAACCCGCATCAGCCTGAGCCTGAATCTGGACGGCGAGGGCAAGACCCGGATCCAAACCGGTTTCGGCCTGCTGGACCACATGCTGACCCTGAGCATGTTCTGGGCGGGCATGGACTTGCAGCTCTCCTGCCAGGGAGACCTGGATGTGGACGCCCACCACAGCGTGGAAGACGTAGGCCTGACCTTGGGCCGCGCCCTGCTGGAAGCCCTGGGCGACAGGGCGGGCATCGCCCGCGTGGGCTACGGCCGCGTGCCCATGGACGAGGCGCTCAGCGAAGTTACAGTGGATCTTTCCGGCCGTCCCTGGCTGGAATGGCGCGGCGACGAGCTGCTGCCGCCGGTCATGGCCGGAGAGGAAAAAGACCTCTGGCGTGAATTTTACAAAGCTCTGGCAAGCAGCGCCCGCTGCAATCTGCACATTGCCTTTTTATACGGCAAAAACGGCCACCATCTGCTGGAATCGGCCGCCAAAGGCTTGGGCCTGGCCCTGCGCCAGGCCGTGCAGCGCCAGGGCACAACAACCATCAGAAGCACCAAGGGAGGCCTTGATTAATGCGTACTCGCCTGCATATATCGTTGTTGATTCTGCTTTGCCTGGTCCTGGCCGTTTCCTGTGCCAGGCGGCCGCGCAGCACGGCCGAGGTGCCGCGCTCCATTTCCTCCACCTACAAAATCTCCGTGGCGCCCTTTACCCAGCCCACCAACGCCAGCCAGCTCATTGTGGGCCGCATCCCTGAAGATCAGGGCCGCATTCCCGCCGATATGCTGTCGGCTCTGGACATGAAACTGCGCGAAGTGCTGATCAGCGGCACCAAACGCCAGTATACCTTCATTGCCCGCCAGAATCTGCCGCCGGATCTGACCACCTTCCACAGTTCCGAGCAGCCCCAGGCCCTGCCCCTCTGGGTGGCCTACGGCAAAAAGCAGGGCGCGCAGTTGCTGCTGATCCCCCAGGTGCTGGACTGGCACCAGCGCGAAGGCTCCAAGGCGGGCGTCACCGAGTCGGCCCACGTGCGCGTGGAGTTCTTTTTACTCAAGGTGGACGACGGCTCGCTGATGAACCGCTCCATCTTTGAGGAAAAACAAGTGGGCCTGACGGAAAACCTGCTCACTGTGGGTTCTTTCTTCAAGCGCCGCGGCACCTGGGTCACGGCCGAAGACCTCACCGTGGACGGCATGCGCAAAGCGGTCAAGGATCTGGGCTTATGATCATTTTCCCGGCGGTGGATATTCAGAACGGCAAGGCCGTGCGCCTCAAGCAGGGCCGCGCCCAGGACTCCACGGTTTTCGCCGAGGATCCGGTGGAGGCGGCCCGCACCTGGCAGGCGCGCGGCGCGCGCTGGCTGCATGTGGTGGACCTGGACGGCGCGTTTGACGGCGCGGCGCAGAGCCGGGCCATTGTGCAGCGCATCTGCCGGGAGCTCAGCATTCCCGTCCAACTGGGCGGCGGCATCCGCGACGAGGCCACGGCCAGCGCCTATCTGGAGGCCGGGGTGACCCGCCTGATCATCGGCACCTTGGCCTTGGAGCAGCCCGAACTGTTCGCCCGCCTCTGCCGCGCCTTTCCCGGCCGAATCGGCGTCTCGCTGGACGCCGAGGCCGGACGCCTTAAAAGCCGGGGCTGGGTGGCGGACACCGGCCTGACTGTGGACGACGTGCTGCCCCGGCTTCAGGACGACGGCGCGGCCTTCATCATCTATACGGACATTGAGCGCGACGGCATGCAGAGCGGCGTCAATCTGGCCGCCCTGAGCCATTTGGCCCATACCGCCCGCGTGCCGGTCATCGCCGCGGGCGGCGTCGCCACGCTGGAAGACGTGCGGAAACTCTATCCTCTGAGCCGCGACAGCCGTCTGGCCGGTGCCGTCAGCGGCCGCGCCCTATACGCGGGCACGTTGCACCTGGAAGAAGCCAACGCCTGGATCGACGCCCAGGAGGCGACGGCAACCTAGAGCATTTCAACGTTGAAATGCTTTAATGCCGAACACGGTGAGGCACGCCGCGAAGGCCGACCCGACGGGCGGCCCGTAGGGCCGTGCCTGTAGCCCAAAGGGCGTACAGGCATTGAGAGCGACGCGGCGTGGATTCCGGAAAAGCGACCGAAGGCAGCCCGAAGGGCTGTCCCCGTTATACGGGGGTCGACAGCAGCGATAAGCGCGCCCTTTGACGGAATGAACCCTTTGAAACGCAAAGCCTTTCAAAGGTAATCTGCTCTGAGCCAGTTATGCGTATCTTCTTTCTGCTTCTACAGGCATTTATTCTGATGACGCTGGGAGCGGCCGTCGCCTCCCTGCTCAACGAATTCGCCCTGCACATCGGCGGCGCGACGTCTCATGCCCTGATTCTTTTATGCCTGCTGGCCGATGGAGGCGTGCTGTTCAGCGGCCCCTTTGTCGCGCTGGCGGCGGCCATGTTCATTTTTCTGCTGCTCTCGGGCTACCGTATGCTGCGCTGGACGCGCTGGTTCGGCGTCGCCCTTAATCTCGGCCTGATCTGGCTCGGCCTGCGCTGGGATTTCCCGCCGTTTCTGATCGGCTATTTCGCCTGCAACTGCCTTATGCTGGCACTGGTGCCGACGCGTCCGAACATGACCCTCACCCTGCGCTGGGGAGGCCTGCTCCTCGACGGCCTCTGGGGCCTTCTGGTTCTGCTCTGTCTGTTGACGGACCCGCCGGGCGCCGCGCCGCTCACTCTGGCCTGCGTGCTGCCGCTTGTGTTCCTGTTCCGGGCCAATCAGAAAGCCGCGCAACGCCTGGCTGCCGACGGCGTTTACCGTCCGGCTCTGAAAACCTTTGCCGTCACCGCTCTGATCACTCTGGCTCTTGCCCTTCTGATGCCTTTGCTCGCCCCCTTCGCGGGCTTGAGCTGCCTCTTTTTGTTTTTCTGCATGGAAATGCAATATCTGCACTCCAATACACCTCCTTCGGATAAAAGCAGGCGCGCCTTGCTGGTCCGCCTGCTGGGACGCATGCCCGCCGTAGCGGCTTGAGCGTCGGTAAAATCCACTGGCCGGAGGATCATGCAGACGGCCTGACCGGCCAAGGGCCGCCGTCTTGCCAAAGTCCCGGCCCACGCTTATGATCTGTATATGTGTGCCATCAACCTTCCCATCCGCCGCCTGTTCTGCGGCTTTCCTGAAGAGCGCTACTGGCGCTCCCTGCTCTAAACCCGCACCTTCCATTCTCCGGCTGAAAAGGCCGCGGTCACGCGGCCCCTGTCACATCCGTTTTTTTTGCGGGGAATTTTATATGCTGACCACCAAACCGTTTCACTGGTATTGCCTGCTGGGAGCCATTGCTCTGGAAGTGGGCGGCACCACCGTCATGAAGCTGGCCCAGGGCTGGACCTTCGCCCA is a genomic window containing:
- the guaA gene encoding glutamine-hydrolyzing GMP synthase, with the protein product MPHSKVIIIDYGSQVTQLIARRVREAGVYSEIHSCVTTAAQVAEMHPSALILSGGPASVGEADAPALDPGFLELGVPVLGICYGMQLLAQNMGGQLAQSLTREYGPAELTFSAPCALWDGLDARSPSRVWMSHGDKVLAPPPGFAVTGRTPTLDVAAMADEKRGIYAVQFHPEVHHSVDGERVLQNFLFKVAHITPDWTMSSFVERVVKEMAEQVGDRHVVCALSGGIDSTVVAVLLHRAIGKRLHCIFVDNGLLRLNEGEEVVNYLREHFDLNLDFVQAQELFLSRLKGVEDPEKKRKIIGHTFIEIFDEEAKKLPQVDFLAQGTLYPDVIESVSHKGPSAVIKSHHNVGGLPDTMKLKLIEPLRELFKDEVRKVAAELGMPDSIVWRHPFPGPGLAIRVLGEITEERLGILRLADRIVQEELRESGWYRKVWQGFAVLLPLKTVGVMGDGRTYEHVIALRVVDSVDAMTADWARLPADLIARMSGRIINEVKGVNRVVYDVSSKPPSTIEWE
- the tatB gene encoding Sec-independent protein translocase protein TatB — encoded protein: MFGIGSTELLVILVVALIVLGPKSLASISRTLGKAMGEFRRVSTDFQRTLNAEVAQEEDEERRKKAAEKAAKTAAEAEAAKAARQERAASGEGTPTEEATAPETSGTEAATAQAETEAPSAATAAPAPDASETGPTIDVTPAPPEPPAGSPLAEALARTKAEAESGAAAPKADNAVPAPDNGGKA
- the tatC gene encoding twin-arginine translocase subunit TatC; the protein is MSLMDHLGELRVRLVRCCIAVGLGFLACWAVVDPIFNALVDPLLAVLPKGSHAIYTTLPEGFFTRMYIAFVAGVFVASPVIFYQVWSFIAPGLYEEEKRYIIPVAVLSALFFMAGGAFCYFVVFPYAFSFFVSFATESIVAMPKVSDYLGFVLKLILAFGLIFEMPLFAFFLARMGLITATMMRKARRYAILAIFVVAAILTPPDVVSQLLMACPMLVLYELSILVAATFGRKKTKPESEENAENQAESDEKNAEEA
- the hisB gene encoding imidazoleglycerol-phosphate dehydratase HisB, which gives rise to MSAHAPREAAQERHSAETRISLSLNLDGEGKTRIQTGFGLLDHMLTLSMFWAGMDLQLSCQGDLDVDAHHSVEDVGLTLGRALLEALGDRAGIARVGYGRVPMDEALSEVTVDLSGRPWLEWRGDELLPPVMAGEEKDLWREFYKALASSARCNLHIAFLYGKNGHHLLESAAKGLGLALRQAVQRQGTTTIRSTKGGLD
- the hisA gene encoding 1-(5-phosphoribosyl)-5-[(5-phosphoribosylamino)methylideneamino]imidazole-4-carboxamide isomerase, which produces MIIFPAVDIQNGKAVRLKQGRAQDSTVFAEDPVEAARTWQARGARWLHVVDLDGAFDGAAQSRAIVQRICRELSIPVQLGGGIRDEATASAYLEAGVTRLIIGTLALEQPELFARLCRAFPGRIGVSLDAEAGRLKSRGWVADTGLTVDDVLPRLQDDGAAFIIYTDIERDGMQSGVNLAALSHLAHTARVPVIAAGGVATLEDVRKLYPLSRDSRLAGAVSGRALYAGTLHLEEANAWIDAQEATAT